In one window of Cellulophaga sp. HaHa_2_95 DNA:
- a CDS encoding serine hydrolase — protein MKKLLILGVLISSCFAFTTLLYYPIDGYEQTGIKRLLRLELIKNGELKEATPLPEGAKKSWSDIQLNLTSKASDSVGSFLQVDEDFQKEISGLFRGLDKSYSLTVLDISDLDSIRYAKRNETAGYQPGSVGKLAVLNALFTQLAKIYPDSWESRTSLLKSKTVKAGVWGLTDEHTIPIYNVEKKTLVKRQVVASDVFSLYEWADHMLSVSNNGAASIVWREALLMAAFGKEYPELTEEKALTYFKTTPKKELTDLANDVVNLPLRDLGITHEEWRLGSFFTGGANTYVGDKGGSTGTPIGLMKFLVQLEQGKVVDENSSLEMKRLMYMTDRRIRYAQSPALKDAAVYFKSGSLYKCDRSNGQVCGKYMGNVSNFMNSVIIVEHPDNCTYMVVLMTNVLRKNSASDHMYLASAIDKVIKQ, from the coding sequence ATGAAAAAATTACTTATCCTAGGAGTACTAATTAGTTCTTGTTTTGCATTTACGACCCTTTTATACTACCCTATTGATGGGTATGAGCAAACAGGAATCAAAAGATTACTCCGCTTAGAATTAATTAAGAATGGTGAGCTAAAAGAAGCTACTCCTTTACCAGAAGGGGCTAAAAAATCATGGAGTGATATACAACTGAATTTAACTTCTAAAGCATCAGATAGTGTGGGGAGTTTTTTACAAGTCGATGAAGATTTCCAGAAGGAAATTAGTGGTTTATTCAGAGGTTTAGATAAAAGCTACTCGCTTACTGTTTTAGATATTTCAGATTTAGATAGCATTCGATACGCCAAAAGAAATGAAACTGCTGGTTACCAACCAGGTAGTGTAGGTAAACTGGCGGTATTAAATGCCTTGTTTACGCAATTGGCTAAGATATACCCAGATTCATGGGAAAGCAGAACAAGCTTATTGAAAAGTAAAACCGTTAAAGCAGGTGTTTGGGGGCTAACCGACGAGCACACTATTCCCATCTATAATGTAGAAAAGAAAACCTTGGTGAAACGCCAAGTTGTGGCTAGTGATGTATTTTCATTGTATGAATGGGCAGATCATATGTTGTCTGTAAGTAACAATGGGGCTGCAAGTATTGTTTGGAGAGAAGCTTTACTAATGGCCGCTTTTGGCAAAGAGTATCCTGAATTGACAGAAGAAAAGGCTTTAACCTACTTTAAAACAACGCCTAAAAAAGAACTGACGGACTTAGCAAATGATGTGGTTAATTTACCTCTTCGTGATTTAGGCATCACCCATGAAGAATGGCGTCTAGGTAGCTTTTTTACAGGCGGTGCTAATACGTATGTTGGAGATAAAGGAGGTAGCACTGGAACTCCTATCGGACTGATGAAATTTTTAGTACAACTAGAGCAAGGGAAAGTTGTAGATGAAAATAGCAGCTTAGAAATGAAGCGCCTTATGTACATGACAGATCGTAGAATTAGATATGCACAATCTCCTGCATTGAAGGATGCTGCCGTATATTTCAAATCTGGAAGCTTGTACAAATGTGATCGTTCTAACGGTCAAGTTTGTGGAAAATATATGGGGAATGTTTCAAATTTTATGAACTCAGTCATTATCGTTGAACACCCAGATAATTGTACATACATGGTGGTATTAATGACCAATGTATTGCGTAAAAATTCGGCCTCAGATCATATGTATCTAGCATCCGCAATAGACAAAGTGATTAAACAATAA